A genomic region of Prosthecobacter sp. contains the following coding sequences:
- a CDS encoding MotA/TolQ/ExbB proton channel family protein, translated as MESLLSPGLQYGLEHSTLTCWIICGILALLSITSWAVILSKHFLLSRVHRANLSFLREYRDSNHALEQFQRREHHEYSPYYHIYHAACREMAWYLVGEDEPGETFAARLQGAGRITPSQMGAVQSAMERSVAEASLRLEARMSWVATALSGAPFLGLLGTVWGMLDTFAMMTASESAADLAALAPGITTALVTTVLGLLVAIPSMVCYNSLVNRIRGMVVRLDNFASELSAGLDRTFVDHRFSTEILPSMSALGSPSMPAFTGTNASPLPAAMHAAHLRA; from the coding sequence ATGGAATCCCTTCTCTCGCCTGGCCTGCAATATGGCCTGGAACACAGCACTCTGACCTGCTGGATCATCTGCGGCATCCTGGCGCTGCTCTCGATCACAAGCTGGGCGGTGATTTTGAGCAAGCACTTCCTGCTCTCCCGTGTGCACCGTGCGAACCTGTCCTTCCTGCGCGAATATCGCGACAGCAATCATGCACTGGAGCAGTTTCAACGACGCGAGCATCATGAGTACTCGCCCTACTACCACATCTACCATGCCGCCTGCCGGGAGATGGCGTGGTATCTGGTGGGTGAGGATGAACCGGGCGAGACCTTCGCCGCACGGCTGCAAGGAGCAGGACGCATCACGCCTTCGCAAATGGGCGCTGTGCAAAGCGCCATGGAACGCAGCGTGGCGGAGGCGTCCCTGCGGCTCGAAGCACGCATGAGCTGGGTGGCCACCGCGTTGAGTGGTGCGCCGTTTCTCGGTTTGCTCGGCACCGTCTGGGGGATGCTGGACACCTTCGCCATGATGACGGCTTCCGAGAGTGCCGCTGATCTTGCGGCTCTGGCACCAGGCATCACCACCGCTCTCGTCACCACGGTGCTGGGCCTGCTCGTGGCGATTCCGAGCATGGTGTGTTACAACTCCCTCGTGAACCGCATCCGCGGCATGGTCGTGCGTCTGGACAACTTTGCCAGCGAGCTGAGCGCCGGCCTTGACCGCACCTTTGTGGACCATCGTTTCAGCACCGAGATTCTGCCGAGCATGAGCGCCCTCGGCAGCCCGTCCATGCCCGCCTTCACTGGCACCAACGCATCCCCCTTGCCTGCGGCCATGCACGCCGCCCACCTCCGCGCATGA
- a CDS encoding biopolymer transporter ExbD, protein MKRHSNRHQLRLITEISLTPLLDLVLVLLFVFLLTAPLLKASKGMPAAGAPAPASVIVPAETMTLVVNHDQSVTLDGAMLARADLPASLKQLAERRPGLGIQVRIHRDLPVHQLVETMHMLETAGIRKTAVTTHADEP, encoded by the coding sequence ATGAAACGTCATTCGAACCGGCATCAGCTCCGCCTCATCACCGAGATCAGCCTTACCCCGCTGCTCGATCTGGTGCTCGTGCTGCTGTTTGTGTTCCTGCTGACCGCTCCGTTGCTCAAAGCAAGCAAAGGGATGCCAGCCGCAGGCGCCCCGGCTCCTGCAAGCGTGATTGTTCCGGCGGAAACGATGACGCTGGTGGTAAATCATGACCAATCCGTCACGCTCGACGGCGCCATGCTCGCGCGGGCGGATCTGCCGGCCTCATTGAAACAGCTTGCGGAGCGCCGCCCCGGCCTCGGAATCCAAGTGCGCATCCATCGCGATCTGCCTGTGCATCAGCTTGTGGAAACGATGCACATGCTTGAAACCGCAGGCATCCGGAAGACCGCCGTCACAACGCATGCGGACGAACCCTGA
- a CDS encoding TonB C-terminal domain-containing protein — protein MKRSRPTTLEPISAAMFVIVSLHIAAAFGVWWWRQENGARQRNAGESQLAWMYPSDFKLSMPPAATPVSKPVAAAPKAAKITTAEPKKTDDPPVQKATLVAAPPQQHQMVPVPNESGTPLFASASPPSKPAANRSITLRRAPEKPLATTPFGSPAPPMASPTLLDIARLNTLRPTPPPPPEDSDAAAKVEVNLDAVDEAVNTAFLTTWTAPPIDAVPVAQREARLNISIGKDGTILKAQMSKFSGSHALDQSILEAAGQVKKISAALPSNFSKDSYDLELNFLLLP, from the coding sequence ATGAAACGCAGTCGTCCCACCACGCTGGAACCGATCTCGGCGGCGATGTTTGTCATCGTGTCGCTGCACATCGCCGCAGCGTTCGGTGTCTGGTGGTGGCGGCAGGAAAATGGAGCCAGACAACGAAACGCCGGGGAATCACAGCTTGCCTGGATGTATCCCAGTGATTTCAAATTGTCCATGCCGCCCGCTGCCACCCCCGTTTCCAAACCTGTGGCAGCAGCACCGAAGGCCGCCAAGATCACGACCGCCGAACCGAAGAAAACGGACGATCCACCCGTGCAAAAGGCCACGCTGGTCGCCGCACCACCGCAACAGCATCAAATGGTGCCGGTGCCGAATGAATCAGGCACGCCGCTGTTTGCCTCCGCCTCACCGCCATCCAAGCCTGCCGCCAACCGCAGCATCACGCTGCGCCGGGCACCCGAAAAGCCCCTTGCCACCACACCCTTTGGCTCTCCTGCTCCACCGATGGCCAGCCCCACGCTGCTGGACATCGCACGCCTCAACACCCTGCGTCCGACACCCCCGCCACCGCCTGAAGACAGCGACGCGGCCGCCAAGGTAGAAGTGAACCTGGACGCCGTCGATGAAGCCGTGAACACCGCGTTCCTCACCACTTGGACCGCTCCGCCCATTGATGCCGTGCCCGTCGCGCAGCGCGAGGCGCGGTTGAACATTTCCATCGGCAAGGATGGCACCATCTTGAAGGCGCAGATGAGCAAGTTCTCGGGTTCGCATGCCCTGGACCAGTCCATTCTCGAGGCCGCCGGCCAGGTGAAAAAAATTTCCGCAGCACTGCCTTCAAATTTCTCCAAAGACAGCTACGATCTGGAGTTGAACTTCCTCCTGCTGCCCTGA
- a CDS encoding OmpA family protein: protein MNVLATFIIRHSPFVILLLLLPSCGSIPMPDFLRNPSDEAVVYALGPRDGYTSPLNGSLKPACPALEFDDESFKTTEAHERAIRTVAREMQENKKATLLLAGYAPPNLPQDHARSLSERRALAVRQRLIELGIEAANLQTVGYGNDFSPSGPSSAVVVIYRQN from the coding sequence GTGAATGTTCTGGCCACATTCATCATTCGTCATTCGCCATTCGTCATTCTTCTTCTCCTCCTTCCTTCCTGCGGCAGCATTCCGATGCCCGATTTCCTCAGGAATCCCTCCGATGAAGCCGTCGTCTATGCCCTCGGCCCCCGGGATGGTTACACTTCCCCCTTGAACGGCAGTCTCAAGCCCGCCTGCCCGGCGCTTGAGTTTGACGACGAGAGTTTCAAGACCACCGAGGCGCATGAACGCGCCATCCGCACCGTCGCACGGGAGATGCAGGAGAACAAAAAAGCCACCCTCCTCCTCGCCGGTTACGCGCCGCCGAATCTCCCGCAGGATCACGCCCGCTCCCTCTCTGAACGCCGTGCCCTGGCCGTGCGCCAGCGCCTCATCGAACTCGGCATCGAGGCCGCGAATCTGCAAACCGTCGGCTACGGCAACGATTTCTCCCCCAGCGGCCCGTCCTCGGCCGTGGTCGTCATCTACCGGCAGAATTGA
- a CDS encoding PVC-type heme-binding CxxCH protein: MPNRNNLLVVLALVAPLALLAAAPDKPNKPKKEKGPFVAAKPAFTPDYKNPAFDPAKVKPDHLEPSAFKVPEGLEITVWATSPQLFNPANMDIDHAGRIWVTEGVNYRRHSGRSREGDCVRVLQDTDGDGKCDTSHVFVREKELECPLGVAVFDNVIFVSNTPNIIKYTDVNRDLKFDPAVDKREVFLTGFEQPQHDHSLHSVYAGPDGRLYFSNGNCGAQFSDKSGNTFRIGGAYLNNDYAGQKSDDGHVYVGGFTASIDPSGHNAKVLGYNYRNSYEGVRTSFGDMFLNDNDDPPACRVSHLIEGGSFGFFSRDGKRQWRADKRPGQTIPEAEWRQDDPGSIPAGDVYGGGAPTGMCFYENGALGDSWNGLLLSCETGRNVVFGYLPKPNGAGFKLERFDFCTTNTTGVFKGSDFVGGANNLSDDRHTLFRPSDVCVGPDGAVYITDWFDKRTGGHQDTDETCSGTIYRVAPKGFKPQIPAFNLDTVEGQLAALQSPVTNVRHVAFTRLKEAGTSVLPQVLKLRDHANPYIASRAVWLVAQLGESGIIATRKWLESEDPIRRTVALRAIRSATNDGIEILSSMAADQSPMVRCEVAVAMRDVPAAQSVPLLAALARHIDGGDRSQLEAWGIGCTGKETEVWNALKSDGDWSEGFAHLTWRLHPAAAVPELQQRASNGKLTPAQRKLALDTLAFIPEASAAKAVLALAKDKASPIHADIMWWLIKRSTDEWDAFGIAEALKKEGIFDPESAKIVEIVTPPVIPSTLKVADVLKLKGNPQNGAQLATRCIMCHQINGQGVEFGPNLDGWGLSQPAEIIAQSLIEPSKDIAHGYDGQELQLKDGTTIHGMLLTEGKIMIVRSMGGQNQFVPQSRVKNRKKLDRSMMLSATQLGFSAQDVADIVAYLRTGK, from the coding sequence ATGCCCAATCGTAACAACCTCCTCGTCGTACTCGCTCTCGTCGCTCCACTGGCCTTGCTCGCCGCCGCGCCAGACAAACCGAACAAGCCCAAGAAGGAAAAAGGCCCGTTCGTGGCTGCCAAACCTGCTTTCACGCCAGATTATAAAAATCCCGCGTTCGACCCCGCCAAGGTAAAGCCCGATCATTTGGAGCCGAGTGCGTTCAAAGTGCCCGAGGGTCTCGAAATCACCGTGTGGGCCACGTCACCGCAGTTGTTCAATCCGGCAAACATGGACATCGACCACGCGGGTCGCATCTGGGTCACCGAGGGCGTCAATTACCGCCGCCACAGCGGTCGCAGCCGCGAGGGCGATTGCGTCCGCGTTTTGCAGGACACCGATGGCGATGGCAAGTGCGACACCAGCCATGTCTTCGTGCGTGAGAAAGAACTCGAGTGCCCGCTCGGCGTTGCCGTGTTCGACAACGTCATCTTCGTCTCCAACACGCCCAACATCATCAAGTACACCGATGTGAACCGCGATTTGAAGTTCGATCCTGCCGTGGACAAGCGCGAGGTCTTCCTCACCGGCTTCGAGCAGCCGCAGCACGATCACAGCCTGCACAGCGTCTATGCCGGACCCGATGGCCGTTTGTATTTCAGCAATGGCAACTGCGGCGCTCAATTCAGCGACAAAAGCGGCAACACCTTTCGCATCGGCGGCGCTTACCTGAACAACGACTACGCCGGTCAGAAGAGCGATGACGGTCACGTCTATGTCGGCGGCTTCACGGCGAGCATTGACCCGAGCGGCCACAATGCGAAGGTTCTCGGCTACAACTATCGCAACAGTTACGAAGGCGTACGCACCTCTTTCGGCGACATGTTCCTCAACGACAACGATGATCCACCCGCCTGCCGCGTGAGCCATCTCATCGAAGGCGGCAGCTTTGGATTCTTCTCCCGCGACGGCAAACGCCAGTGGCGTGCCGACAAACGCCCTGGCCAGACCATTCCCGAAGCCGAATGGCGTCAGGATGATCCCGGCAGCATCCCTGCGGGCGATGTCTATGGCGGCGGCGCTCCCACCGGCATGTGCTTCTATGAAAACGGCGCCCTCGGCGACTCATGGAACGGCCTGCTGCTGAGCTGCGAAACCGGACGCAACGTCGTCTTCGGCTACCTGCCCAAACCCAACGGCGCGGGCTTCAAACTCGAACGCTTCGACTTCTGCACCACCAACACCACCGGTGTCTTCAAAGGCAGCGACTTCGTCGGCGGCGCGAACAACCTCTCTGACGACCGTCACACGCTCTTCCGACCCAGCGATGTATGCGTCGGACCCGATGGCGCGGTTTACATCACCGACTGGTTCGACAAACGCACCGGCGGCCACCAGGACACCGATGAAACCTGCAGCGGCACGATTTACCGCGTCGCACCCAAAGGATTCAAACCGCAAATCCCCGCGTTCAATCTCGACACCGTCGAAGGACAGCTCGCCGCACTGCAATCACCCGTGACCAACGTCCGTCACGTCGCCTTCACGCGCCTGAAGGAAGCGGGAACCTCGGTGCTGCCGCAGGTTCTTAAACTGCGAGACCATGCCAATCCTTACATCGCCTCCCGTGCCGTCTGGCTCGTGGCACAACTCGGCGAGAGTGGCATCATCGCCACGCGCAAGTGGCTGGAATCTGAAGATCCCATCAGACGCACCGTCGCGCTGCGTGCCATCCGCTCCGCCACCAATGATGGCATCGAAATTCTCAGCAGCATGGCCGCCGATCAGTCGCCCATGGTCCGCTGCGAGGTCGCCGTGGCCATGCGCGATGTTCCTGCCGCGCAAAGCGTGCCGCTGCTCGCAGCGCTTGCCCGCCACATTGATGGCGGTGACCGCTCGCAGCTCGAAGCCTGGGGCATCGGCTGCACCGGCAAGGAAACGGAAGTTTGGAACGCCCTGAAGTCCGATGGCGACTGGAGCGAAGGCTTTGCGCATCTCACCTGGCGCCTCCATCCCGCCGCCGCCGTGCCGGAACTGCAACAGCGTGCCTCCAACGGCAAACTCACGCCCGCTCAACGCAAGCTCGCGCTCGACACCCTCGCCTTCATCCCCGAAGCCAGCGCAGCCAAGGCCGTGCTCGCTTTGGCAAAGGATAAAGCCTCGCCGATCCACGCTGACATCATGTGGTGGCTCATCAAACGCAGCACCGATGAATGGGACGCCTTCGGCATCGCCGAGGCGCTCAAGAAGGAAGGCATCTTCGATCCCGAGAGTGCCAAGATCGTCGAGATTGTCACTCCGCCCGTCATTCCCAGCACGCTGAAGGTCGCTGATGTGCTCAAACTGAAGGGCAATCCTCAAAACGGCGCCCAGCTCGCGACCCGCTGCATCATGTGCCATCAGATCAACGGACAAGGCGTCGAGTTCGGCCCCAACCTCGATGGCTGGGGGCTCAGCCAGCCTGCGGAGATCATCGCGCAGTCCTTGATCGAGCCGAGCAAGGACATCGCCCACGGTTACGACGGCCAGGAACTTCAGCTCAAAGACGGCACCACCATCCACGGCATGCTCCTCACCGAAGGCAAGATCATGATCGTCCGCAGCATGGGCGGCCAGAACCAGTTCGTGCCGCAGTCCCGCGTGAAAAACCGCAAGAAACTCGACCGCAGCATGATGCTCAGCGCCACGCAGCTCGGCTTCAGCGCGCAGGATGTCGCGGACATCGTTGCGTATCTACGCACAGGCAAATGA
- a CDS encoding LysM peptidoglycan-binding domain-containing protein yields MAQYTVQPGDNPSKIAKSFGMTLGQFQKLNPGLVEWGSGNWKVLFPGQIVNVSGVVTGLPPETVATAPTSFAAPPPWMQIAIMEVGVQEWTNGDNPRILEYLRSCGISGNLLHDETAWCAAFVNWCVLRAGYQPKGSAKVSDWWSWGRPVAATYGAICILQPLTTDQASSGHIGFLHALDATNVWLLSGNSKNQVRISAYPKNKLIHNAPYRWAF; encoded by the coding sequence ATGGCTCAATACACCGTCCAACCTGGCGACAATCCCTCGAAGATTGCGAAATCCTTCGGCATGACTCTCGGACAATTCCAAAAGCTGAACCCTGGTTTGGTCGAGTGGGGTTCAGGAAACTGGAAAGTGTTGTTTCCTGGGCAGATTGTGAACGTCAGCGGTGTCGTCACCGGTCTGCCGCCTGAGACAGTCGCCACTGCACCGACGAGTTTCGCCGCACCGCCGCCGTGGATGCAGATCGCCATCATGGAAGTCGGTGTGCAGGAGTGGACGAATGGCGACAACCCGCGCATCCTCGAATACCTGCGCAGTTGCGGCATCAGCGGCAATCTGCTGCACGATGAAACCGCCTGGTGCGCCGCCTTCGTGAACTGGTGCGTGCTTCGTGCCGGCTACCAGCCAAAGGGCAGCGCCAAAGTTTCCGACTGGTGGAGCTGGGGCCGCCCCGTGGCCGCCACGTATGGAGCCATCTGCATTTTGCAGCCGCTCACCACCGATCAAGCCAGCAGCGGTCACATCGGTTTCCTGCACGCGCTTGATGCCACAAACGTGTGGCTGCTCAGCGGGAACTCGAAGAATCAGGTGCGAATCTCGGCCTATCCGAAGAACAAGCTGATCCACAACGCGCCGTATCGCTGGGCGTTTTGA
- a CDS encoding ABC transporter ATP-binding protein, with product MPPVDPIIKLVDICKSYQMGDTTQHVLQGVSLSIYPGEYVCIMGPSGCGKSTLLNVLGCLDQPTSGDYFLGGQNVAHLDDDDLSEARNRNLGFIFQSYNLIQQLSVIENIAVPMYYGGAKDSDMIETGTRLATQVGLEHRLYHKPNELSGGQQQRVAIARALSNNPIVILADEATGNLDSKSGKEILDLFDELNQQGKTLVFVTHDERMVERCTRIIRLRDGLLEYDQAGAKAARLRGKVIGEHYAPAA from the coding sequence ATGCCGCCTGTCGATCCCATCATCAAACTGGTGGACATCTGCAAGAGCTACCAGATGGGTGACACCACCCAGCACGTGCTACAGGGGGTCTCGCTCTCCATTTATCCTGGCGAATATGTCTGCATCATGGGCCCGTCCGGCTGCGGCAAATCCACGTTGCTCAACGTGCTCGGCTGTCTCGACCAGCCCACCAGCGGCGATTACTTCCTCGGTGGCCAGAATGTGGCGCATCTCGATGATGACGACCTCTCCGAGGCCCGCAATCGCAACCTCGGCTTCATCTTCCAGAGCTACAACCTCATCCAGCAGCTCAGTGTCATCGAAAACATCGCCGTGCCCATGTACTACGGTGGGGCCAAGGACTCCGACATGATCGAAACCGGCACACGGCTTGCCACGCAGGTCGGTTTGGAGCACCGTCTTTATCACAAGCCCAATGAACTCTCCGGCGGTCAGCAGCAGCGCGTTGCCATCGCACGGGCGCTTTCCAACAACCCGATCGTCATCCTCGCCGACGAAGCCACCGGCAATCTCGACTCCAAGTCGGGCAAGGAAATCCTCGATCTCTTCGACGAACTCAACCAGCAGGGCAAAACCCTCGTCTTCGTCACTCATGACGAGCGCATGGTCGAACGCTGCACGCGCATCATCCGTCTGCGTGACGGCCTGCTCGAATACGATCAGGCTGGAGCCAAGGCCGCGCGCCTGCGCGGCAAGGTCATCGGCGAGCATTACGCGCCTGCGGCCTGA
- a CDS encoding efflux RND transporter periplasmic adaptor subunit yields the protein MKKGKTIKGLVAAATIVALSGAGWWLMSGSVDESEQVATFVVQRGPLEINVLQGGEIRALQNTAVKSEIEIPTKILSLIPEGYLITEEDVKEGKVLIELDNTDLKTRIQNHEIEFQTTVSAYIDADENREIQRSENQSFVRDTKQTAIFALMDFEKYLGRDVTAAILSTAGLPKDVNAFEKYADVLETQANTPVATDTTKAKTDDKAKPAATKKAALTTPSERIDFTPFLEQKAASDGEAQQKRRQLEDELLLRRSELAVAKQKAEASKRLADKKYIAQAQLENDQVTLEKVALAVKTAETQLALFKKYEFSKMCSTLVAGYQEALNKLQRMIRANRSRMAQAETRFSTAKRRYEMELTQREALEHQLKACVIKAAQPGLVAYGDLNAGSNYNYNYPIEEGASVRLRQTMLTIPDMSQMGVKVNVHESQIKKVRIGQPVKVRVDAEPGKELDGRVAELAILPDSTSSRYTPNLKVYPCTIHINGYHPWMKPGMNAKVDIIVDQLADVLYVPVQSVEVEKDQHFCYINNSGTLERRAINTGLFNDEFIEVRDGLKGGEAVALTLPKKSEIEAINGGGRPAPAGEAPAPAKPKPAKDKDIAAAKP from the coding sequence ATGAAGAAGGGAAAGACCATCAAGGGGCTTGTCGCCGCAGCAACCATCGTCGCATTGAGCGGTGCCGGCTGGTGGCTCATGTCTGGCAGTGTGGATGAATCCGAGCAGGTGGCCACTTTTGTGGTTCAGCGCGGGCCGCTGGAGATCAACGTGCTGCAAGGCGGTGAGATCCGCGCCCTTCAAAATACTGCGGTGAAGAGCGAGATCGAAATCCCCACGAAAATTCTCAGCCTCATTCCGGAAGGTTATCTCATCACCGAAGAGGATGTGAAAGAAGGCAAGGTGCTCATCGAACTCGACAACACTGACCTCAAAACACGCATCCAGAATCACGAGATCGAGTTCCAGACGACCGTTTCCGCCTACATCGACGCTGATGAGAACCGCGAGATTCAGCGCAGCGAAAACCAGAGCTTCGTGCGCGACACGAAGCAGACCGCGATCTTCGCCCTGATGGATTTCGAGAAATACCTCGGGCGCGATGTCACTGCCGCCATCCTGAGCACCGCCGGTTTGCCGAAGGACGTGAATGCCTTTGAAAAATACGCCGATGTGCTCGAAACGCAGGCCAACACGCCCGTTGCCACAGACACGACCAAAGCGAAGACAGATGACAAGGCCAAGCCTGCGGCAACCAAAAAGGCCGCGCTTACCACGCCCTCGGAGCGCATCGACTTCACGCCTTTCCTGGAACAGAAAGCGGCCAGTGACGGCGAAGCCCAGCAGAAGCGGCGTCAGCTTGAGGATGAACTGCTCCTGCGCCGTTCCGAACTTGCCGTCGCCAAGCAGAAGGCGGAGGCCTCGAAACGTCTCGCCGACAAGAAATACATCGCCCAGGCGCAGCTTGAGAACGATCAGGTGACGCTGGAAAAGGTGGCGCTGGCGGTGAAGACGGCGGAGACGCAGCTCGCCCTGTTCAAGAAATACGAGTTCAGCAAGATGTGCTCCACCCTTGTTGCAGGATACCAGGAGGCTTTGAACAAACTCCAGCGCATGATCCGTGCGAACCGTTCCCGCATGGCCCAGGCCGAGACGAGGTTCTCCACCGCGAAGCGTCGCTACGAAATGGAGCTGACCCAACGCGAGGCTTTGGAACACCAGCTCAAAGCCTGCGTCATCAAGGCCGCCCAGCCGGGTCTCGTCGCCTACGGGGATCTAAACGCCGGCTCCAACTACAACTACAACTATCCTATCGAAGAGGGCGCTTCCGTGCGCCTGCGCCAGACGATGCTCACCATCCCGGACATGAGCCAGATGGGCGTGAAGGTGAACGTGCATGAGTCCCAAATCAAAAAGGTGCGCATCGGCCAGCCGGTGAAGGTTCGCGTCGATGCCGAGCCGGGCAAGGAGCTCGACGGCCGCGTCGCTGAGCTGGCCATCCTGCCGGACTCCACCAGCAGCCGCTACACACCGAATTTGAAGGTCTATCCCTGCACGATTCACATCAATGGCTACCACCCGTGGATGAAGCCCGGCATGAATGCCAAGGTCGATATCATCGTCGATCAGCTTGCCGATGTGCTCTACGTGCCGGTGCAGTCTGTGGAGGTCGAGAAAGACCAGCACTTCTGCTACATCAACAACAGCGGCACCCTGGAGCGCCGTGCGATCAACACCGGCCTGTTCAATGACGAGTTCATCGAAGTGAGGGACGGTTTGAAGGGCGGCGAAGCCGTGGCGCTGACTTTGCCAAAGAAATCTGAAATCGAGGCGATCAACGGTGGTGGCAGGCCGGCACCCGCTGGTGAGGCACCGGCGCCTGCCAAGCCGAAACCGGCCAAGGATAAAGACATTGCCGCCGCGAAACCGTGA
- a CDS encoding TolC family protein has protein sequence MPKHRLFQPAAASMTLLALVLTGCTAASYKKWADKEVFGLLRKKASKVPNSGQAILDITPPPPVRMEELRKSTGKVDFLGDRAFVEDNARVVSLADALNFAVHRNRNYLLQKEIVYLSALDLTLTRQQYTPIFAGGGSGTLDSTKVQSGVNNLVRTSTLTTSGDLGFSTLTRTGARLATNLTTDFIRFFTGGRDSGASELGFTLTQPLLRGAGYLAASEVLTQGERNVLYAIRNFTQYRKTFAVDVATQYFRTIQTRESARNAHIAYMAFNAVVQRETAMAEANLRSKSSLGRLLQSQISFQRSWLTATRNYEQALDDLKILLGLPVTARIVLDYKDMSDLEIYDPKGTLDEAIDTALTTRMDLWNTRDRMEDASRRVLIAKQDILPSVNSLVNYNILDNPDRNGFSLTPRNRSTTLGLGVDLNLNTKPERNSLRASMVTEQRTRRELELAEEEVRSDVRSGWRDLEVARKQYDLARRGLEISSARLEVEEAFNAEGQGTAIDLVDAQRDMNTTRDLIVSTQINHALVRLQLWRDMGVLFIEKDGSWVDVLKNEQPKGE, from the coding sequence ATGCCTAAACACCGCCTTTTCCAGCCTGCCGCCGCGTCGATGACGCTGCTTGCGCTGGTGCTGACTGGCTGCACGGCGGCATCCTACAAAAAGTGGGCGGACAAGGAGGTTTTTGGCCTGCTGCGCAAGAAAGCCAGCAAGGTGCCGAATTCGGGGCAGGCGATCCTGGACATCACCCCACCGCCGCCGGTGCGGATGGAGGAACTGCGCAAGAGCACAGGCAAGGTCGATTTCCTGGGAGACCGGGCCTTCGTGGAGGACAACGCCCGCGTGGTGAGCCTGGCGGACGCGCTGAACTTTGCGGTGCATCGCAATCGCAACTATCTGCTGCAAAAGGAGATCGTTTATCTCTCCGCACTGGATCTGACGCTGACGCGGCAGCAGTACACGCCGATTTTTGCCGGAGGCGGTTCAGGCACGCTGGACAGCACGAAGGTGCAAAGCGGCGTGAACAACCTGGTGCGCACCTCCACGCTGACGACAAGCGGCGACCTTGGGTTTTCCACCCTGACACGCACCGGAGCGCGTCTCGCGACCAATCTCACAACGGATTTCATCCGCTTCTTCACCGGCGGTCGTGATTCCGGGGCCTCGGAGCTCGGATTCACACTCACACAGCCGCTGCTGCGTGGCGCGGGCTATCTCGCGGCCTCGGAGGTGCTCACGCAGGGAGAGCGCAACGTGCTCTACGCCATCCGCAACTTCACGCAGTACCGCAAGACCTTCGCGGTGGACGTGGCGACGCAGTATTTCCGCACGATCCAGACGCGTGAGTCCGCCCGCAATGCCCACATTGCCTACATGGCTTTCAACGCGGTGGTGCAGCGTGAAACGGCGATGGCGGAGGCAAACCTGCGCAGCAAATCGTCCCTCGGCCGTCTGTTGCAGTCGCAGATCAGCTTCCAGCGAAGCTGGCTGACCGCCACACGCAATTATGAGCAGGCGCTGGATGATTTGAAGATCCTGCTCGGCCTGCCTGTGACCGCACGCATCGTGCTGGACTACAAGGACATGAGTGATCTCGAAATCTATGATCCGAAGGGAACACTGGATGAGGCCATCGACACCGCGCTGACCACGCGCATGGACCTATGGAATACGCGGGACCGCATGGAAGATGCCAGCCGCCGTGTGTTGATCGCCAAGCAGGACATTCTGCCCTCGGTGAACTCACTGGTGAATTACAACATTCTCGACAACCCGGATCGCAATGGCTTCTCGCTCACACCGCGGAATCGCAGCACGACCTTGGGCCTCGGCGTTGATCTGAATCTGAATACAAAGCCGGAGCGCAACTCATTGCGCGCCTCCATGGTGACCGAGCAGCGCACAAGGCGGGAACTGGAACTCGCCGAGGAGGAGGTTCGCAGCGATGTCAGATCGGGATGGCGTGATCTTGAAGTGGCGCGCAAACAGTACGATCTGGCCAGACGCGGCCTGGAGATCAGCAGCGCGCGTCTTGAGGTCGAAGAAGCGTTCAACGCGGAGGGGCAGGGAACGGCCATCGACCTCGTCGATGCACAGCGCGACATGAACACCACGCGCGACCTGATCGTCTCCACCCAGATCAATCATGCGCTGGTGAGATTGCAGCTCTGGCGTGACATGGGCGTCCTGTTTATCGAGAAAGACGGCTCGTGGGTGGACGTATTAAAAAACGAACAGCCAAAGGGAGAATGA